CGGCGGTTTCGGGGCGCCGATGGCCTTCCGGCTGAAATTGAAAAATTGGATTGGAAAGACCGTCATCTTATAGGTTTTTGGGATGAGAAACACCTGGCGCTGCAAAAGGAGTACGCGCGGGCGCTGCTAACCACTGTTAATCCCTACACCAAACTCTCGTTTGCCGAAGATCCGGCGGTGGCGTTCATCGAGATTAACAATGAACAGGGGCTCATCCACGGCTGGCTGGGCGGCGAGATAGACCGGATGCCCGCCGTTTTTCAGGAGTCCCTGCGCCAGCGATGGAATGCGTGGCTGCGGGAAAAGTATGTCACCACGCCCCGGTTGCGGCTGGCCTGGAGCGCAGGTGAGTCAGCCTTGGGGCCTGAGATGCTGGCCAACGGGCAGTTCAGGGACGGCTTGCAACAATGGAATCGTGAACAGCACACGCCGGCCCGCATGTCCGTCGCCCTGATCAAAGACGTTCCCAATGGAATGGCTGGCGGCGCGCAGGCCGTCCGCTTGACGGTGGAACAGGTGGGCAGGGAAACCTGGCATTTGCAGTTCAATCAGGCGGGTCTGCGCCTGGAAAAAGACCAGCCTTATACCCTGGTTTTTTGGGCGCGCAGTGACGTCCTGCACATGCTTTCAGTGGTTGCCTCTCAGGCGCATGAGCCATGGAATAACCTCGGTTTGAGTGCGTCGGCATCATTGACGCCGACCTGGTCCCGGTTTGAATTTGTATTTCGAGCGTCCCAAAGTGATACCAATGCGCGCATCACCCTCAGCGGCTTTGGCGCGGCAGGGGCCGTGACTGACCTGGCCGGTTTTTCCTTGCGACCCGGGGGTGTCCTGGGGCTGCGCGAGGGCGAGGCGCTTGAAACGGCGACATTTGCCTATTTCGACCGCAAATCCATTGGCCAGCGCACGCCGGCCGCTTACCGAGACTGGATGCAGTTCTTGTATGACACCGAAGACCAATACTGGCAGGCGATGTACCGGTATTTGAAGCACGATCTTAAAGTCCGTGGGCTGGTCACAGGGACCATCGTGGGGTGCAGTCCGGCCACCATTCAGGCCAAAATGGACTGGGTGGACACGCATGCCTACTGGCAGCATCCCCAATTCCCCGTGCGTCCGTGGGACGCAGAGGAGTGGATCGTTCCTAACCGCACCATGGTGAACGAGCGCGGCGGCACGCTGCCGGGGCTGGCGCTCAAACGCGCCGTGGGCAAACCACATGCCTGCACGGAGTACAATCATCCCGCCCCCAACACCTACAATAGCGAGGGCTTTCTGCTGCTGGCAGCGTATGCCGCCCTGCAGGATTGGGATGCGATTTATGCCTTCGCCTGGTCTCATAGTAACAGCGAAAACTGGAACAGCCAGCGCATCGGCAGTTTCTTCGACATTGACCAGCACCCCACCAAACTGGTCACGCTGGTGGCCGCCCACGCCTTCTTTACCCGCGGCGACATTGCGCCCGCGAAATCCTTGGTGGTGGCCGATTTGCCGCCGGCCCGCGATGTCGAGCTGCTGATGAATGCCCGCTCCTGGAGCCTGGTGGACGCGGCCACGGCAGGCCTCCCCCGCGAGGCCAGTCTGGTACATC
This is a stretch of genomic DNA from Fontisphaera persica. It encodes these proteins:
- a CDS encoding carbohydrate binding domain-containing protein, whose product is MQYLFTCGRRGHFLWVLLLSLGWGRAADLEQSLFPFVLPWDDASPGITDLSDTLVKPAGKNGPVTVSRDGHFQVGGQRIRFLGVNMCFGATVPQKPHAEIVARRLAKFGINVVRFHHMDTADYPRGIINGKGAHSGDIHPEALDRLQYFIAQLKDHGIYANLNLLVGRRFRGADGLPAEIEKLDWKDRHLIGFWDEKHLALQKEYARALLTTVNPYTKLSFAEDPAVAFIEINNEQGLIHGWLGGEIDRMPAVFQESLRQRWNAWLREKYVTTPRLRLAWSAGESALGPEMLANGQFRDGLQQWNREQHTPARMSVALIKDVPNGMAGGAQAVRLTVEQVGRETWHLQFNQAGLRLEKDQPYTLVFWARSDVLHMLSVVASQAHEPWNNLGLSASASLTPTWSRFEFVFRASQSDTNARITLSGFGAAGAVTDLAGFSLRPGGVLGLREGEALETATFAYFDRKSIGQRTPAAYRDWMQFLYDTEDQYWQAMYRYLKHDLKVRGLVTGTIVGCSPATIQAKMDWVDTHAYWQHPQFPVRPWDAEEWIVPNRTMVNERGGTLPGLALKRAVGKPHACTEYNHPAPNTYNSEGFLLLAAYAALQDWDAIYAFAWSHSNSENWNSQRIGSFFDIDQHPTKLVTLVAAHAFFTRGDIAPAKSLVVADLPPARDVELLMNARSWSLVDAATAGLPREASLVHRVAFNPDGRRVVGALAPNQVKLIENRYPSDTGELLWDLRDKQRGVVTLNSPRSKAVIGYGGGQTFALREVTIAPGAGLQNGWCAITVTAAERSPAPRRWLVTATGLAQNTGMVWKNAEKSSVGRQWGKAPSLVEGIPARLIFAQPAARTAAWALDGRGQRAKELPVRADAQGQAVIELGPQWQTLWYEVGPR